In Pantoea cypripedii, the DNA window GACTGGCGTTTGAACAAATTGTGCAAAGCCACAGCTTTTCACAGCAAATTTCGTTATTTAACGCCCACTTCACGCCACGGCTGGTGCGCAAAGCCTCATCGGTAACGGCGTCAATTATCCGCGCGATGCAGCAACAAAAGGGCAATATTCGCGTTGATCAACTGGAAGCGCTGACCGGTTACACCTGCCGCACCATTCAGCGGCAGTTCCGCCAGGATACCGGTTTGTCGCCAAAGGCCTTTAGCCGCATTCTGCGCTGCCAGTCGGCGCTGAATAGCATCCATGCGCTGGGGGATATTTCCTTTAGCGATCTGGCATTTGACCTCGGATTCAGCGACCAGTCGCACTTCCTGCGCGAGTTTAAAAAGTTCGTCAGCACCACACCGTGCGATTATCAACGACGCATTGCCCATGATGCGCTGTTCCATCGTCTGCGCTATCACTGAGCACTAAAACGGTGCAGCGCTGCACCGTGGCTCTGTCCGATTTTTTCTATCCGCCGTCGCCGTCGCTGAGAAATGATGCAGCGAAGTTACCTGCTTCAGGCGACGCAGAGCGCCTGAGAAATTTCACTCTCTCCATAGAGGCGCTGGCGATGAACAACGATACCGGTTTACGCAAAAATACGTTGGGCTTGTTTTCTCTGGTCTTTTTTGTGGTTGCTGCGGCATCCCCGCTGACCGGTGTGGTCGGCGGCCTGCCGGTGGCGATTATCTCCGGCAACGGAGGTGGCATCCCGGTGTTTTACATCCTGTCGTGCGTCATTTTGATGCTGTTCGCGGTGGGCTTCATCGCCATGAGCCGCCACGTCAATAACGCCGGGGCGTTCTACACCTATATCTCCAAAGGTTTGGGCGATAACTGGGGAGCCTCCGCCTCGGTGCTGGCCCTGATGGCTTACTTCTCCATCCAGATCGCCATTGTTGCCATGCTGGGTTTCTTCACTCAGCTATTCCTGGAGGAACACCTCGGTACGCATGTTCCCTGGTGGGCGCTGAGTATGCTGTTTGCCATCATTGCCTGGATACTGGGCATCAAACGGGTTGAGGTGGGCGGCAAGCTGCTGGGCGTGCTGATGCTGGCTGAGGTCGCTATCGTGCTGCTGACTGATGTGATGTTGCTGGTGAAAAAAACCGGCCCCTTCACCTTCCAGTCCTTTGAACCTGCGGTATTTATGCAGGGTAATCTCGGCATCGCGTTTATATTCACCATCGCCGCCTTTATCGGTTTTGAATCCACCGCAATTTACGCCGAAGAGTGTCGCGACCCGCAGAAAACCGTGCCACGCGCCACGATTTGCGCCCTGTTGCTGATTACCGCCTTTTTCTGCTTCACCAGTTGGTCGCTGGTGCAGGCCTACGGTTTTGATGAGATCGTCGCTATCGCCAGTAAAGATCCCGGCAATTTTGTTTTCAACATTACCCGCCAGTATGTCGGCCAGTGGGCGGTGAATACCATGTCGGTGCTGCTGATCACCAGCCTGTTCGCGGCCACACTGGCGTTTCACAACAACATTTCGCGCTACATTTTTAGCATCAGCCGTGATGGCCTGATCTGGAAGGAACTGTGCCGCACCCATCCAACCAACGGGACACCGCATAATGCCAGCCATGTACACAGCGTGATCCTGCTGATGTTGCTGGCCGGTATGGGCAGCGCCGGACTCGACCCGATGGTGCATATCTTTGCTATCGGTTCTGCGGTGGCGACTCTGTGTATCCTGATTCTGCAACTCGGGGTATCCGCTGCGGTGGTGCTGTTCTTCCGCAGCAAAGCCACCGATGACAGTCGCTTGCAGGTATTCTGGGCACCGCTGCTGTCGATTATCTGCATGACCATCACCATCATCCTGGTGGTGAATAACCTGCAATCACTGAGCGGCAGCGATTCCAGCGTGGTGAAGATGATTCCGTGGTTCATCGCCGCCTGTGCGCTGGCGGGTTACGGTATGTCTCTGAAGCGCGGGATGAAACTCGCAGCAATAAAAAAATAATCTGCCTTTTGCGCCGCTGAATCCCCTGCTACTCTGGCTCAAGTTGCAAGGCGGTGTGTTGGCGGGTATCCAGACGCAAAATGTGCGCGGTCATTTTATTCGCGGTCTGGCTGGCACCCCGCCATGTACTTGTTTAAACGCCGATATTACAACGCCTGCGCACAGGCCCAGGCGGAACTCCACGCCCACTGGAAGTTATAACCGCCCAGCCAGCCGGTGACGTCCACCACCTCGCCAATAAAATACAACCCGGGCACATCACGCGCTTCCATGGTCCTGGACGACAACTGGGTGGTGTCCACCCCGCCCAGCGTCACTTCCGCGGTACGATAACCTTCAGTGCCGTTTGGCTGCACGCGCCACTGATGCAGCGTTTGCACCAGTTCGTTCTGCTGCTTACTGTTGAGTTGCTTCAGGGTGACGTCTGGTAGCTGATTCAGCGCCTGCAATACTTCCACCAGGCGCTTCGGCAGGATTTTCGCCAGGCTGTTTTTCAGGCTGAGGTTAGGATGTGCCTCGCGCTGCACATTGATGAAATCATCCAGCGGCGTGGCGGGAGAGAGATCCACCGTGACAAACTCGCCCGGTTGCCAGTAACTGGATATCTGTAACACCGCCGGGCCGGATAGCCCGCGATGGGTGAACAGCATCGCCTCTTTAAAGATCGTGCCATCCTGCGCGGTGATGGTGGTGGGTAAGGCCACACCAGACAGCGTATTCAGTTGCTCCAGCAGTGGCTTATGCAGGGTAAATGGCACCAGAGCCGCGCGCGTCGGGAATACCTTCAGGCCAAACTGCTCCGCCACTTTATAGCCAAAGGGTGAAGCACCCAGCCCGGGCATCGACAAGCCACCACTGGCGATGACCAGTTTTTCCGCCTGCACGGTCATACCGTTCAGCTGCAAGGTGTAACCCTGCTCATAACGCTGCACGCTCAGCACTTCGCTGCGCAGTCGCAACGTGACCTGCCCGGATTCGCACTCCGCCAGCAGCATATCGACAATCTGCTGTGCCGAGTCGTCGCAGAACAACTGCCCAAGCGTTTTCTCGTGGTAAGCAATGGCGTGGCGATTGACCAGGTCGATAAAATCCCACTGGGTATAACGCGCCAGCGCGGATTTACAGAAGTGGGGGTTATGCGACAGGTAAGCAGCAGGTTCGGCGTACATATTGGTGAAATTGCAGCGTCCACCGCCCGACATCAAAATCTTGCGACCGGCTTTTTTGCCGTTATCGAGCAGCAGCACACGGCGGCCACGCTGACCGGCCTGCGCAGCACAGAACATACCCGCAGCGCCTGCACCAATAATGATAACGTCAAACTTTTCCACTGCTTTTACCCATTTAACCCGAAAGGCGCTGATTGTAGTGATCTGTGCACAGGCACGCCAGTGTCAAAAAATTGCCGTAAATATGTCATATTGTAACCGACTAATATTTCGACCTTTTTCCCTTGAATTACCGTGCAGATGACAACCTTAAGTCAAAAAAAGACTATATTTCCCTTTCCCATACAGCACGTTGTCGCGGATAATGCGCCGCGTTCATGTCCTCCTAAATGGCGTAACGTTTATGCTACATCTGTTTGCTGGTCTTGACCTAAGTACCGGCCTGTTATTGGTTCTTGCTCTGCTGTTTGTATTGTTTTACGAAGCAATCAACGGTTTCCACGACACAGCCAACGCGGTCGCGACAGTTATCTACACCCGTGCGATGCGGGCGCAGCTGGCGGTTGTGATGGCGGGGGTTTTCAACTTTTTAGGTGTTTTGCTGGGTGGTTTGAGTGTGGCCTATGCCATCGTTCATATGCTTCCCACCGATCTGCTATTAAATGTTGGTTCAGCTCACGGCCTCGCCATGGTGTTTTCCATGCTGCTGGCTGCGATTATCTGGAACCTCGGTACCTGGTATCTGGGTCTGCCGGCGTCCAGCTCCCACACCCTGATTGGTGCCATTATTGGTATTGGTCTCACCAATGCCCTGATGACCGGAACGTCGGTAGTTGATGCGCTCAACCTGCCTAAAGTTCTGAATATCTTCCTTTCTCTGATCCTGTCGCCGATTGTCGGTATGGTGATTGCCGGTAGCCTGATTTTCCTGTTACGGCGCTACTGGAGCGGTACCAAGAAACGCTCACGCACCCATATGACACCGGCGGAACGCGAGAAAATCGACGGCAAGAAAAAGCCCCCGTTCTGGACCCGTATCGCCCTGATTGTTTCCGCCATTGGCGTAAGTTATTCACACGGTGCGAACGATGGCCAGAAAGGCATTGGCCTGATCATGCTGGTACTGATTGGCGTCGCGCCCGCTGGTTTTGTGGTGAACATCAATGCGTCCGGTTATGACATCTCACGCACGCGTGATGCGGTGAATCATCTGGAGCAGTTCTATCAGCAGCACAACGACGCGCTGACGCACATCGTGCAGATGGCACCACCGGCTGTGCCTGCTCCGGAAGAAACCACCAGTGGCCCGCATGAGTTTCATTGCGACAGTACCCGTGCGCTGCCAGCGATTCAGCGTGCACAGGGCTTGCTGAACAACCTGCAAAGCTACGATCAGCTGACGGTTGACCAGCGTAGCCAGATGCGCCGCCTGCTGCTGTGTATCTCCGATACTGCCGATAAAGCCGCGAAGCTGCCGGAAACCAGCGCTGACGATCAGCGTTTCCTGAACAAGCTGAAAGGCGACCTGCTGGGTACGGTCGAGTATGCGCCGATCTGGATCATCATGGCCGTGGCGATGGCGCTGGGTATCGGTACCATGATTGGCTGGCGTCGTGTTGCCACCACCATCGGTGAGAAAATTGGTAAAAAAGGCATGACCTATGCCCAGGGCATGTCGGCGCAGGTGACGGCCGCCGTGTCCATTGGCATTGCCAGCTACACCGGGATGCCGGTCTCCACGACGCATATTTTGTCGTCGTCGGTTGCCGGAACCATGCTGGTTGATGGCGGTGGCCTGCAAAGCCGCACCATTAAGAATATCGCGATGGCGTGGGTGTTCACCCTGCCGGTGTGTATTCTGCTTTCCGGTTCGCTGTACTGGCTTGCCCTGAAACTGGTGTAATCACACCGGGCCAGGTTCTGAAGGGCGACAGCAATGTCGCCCTTTTTTATTGCCAGATGGCCATCGCGACCAGGCTGACCACCACCAAACCACATAGCCCGCTGGTCAGGATAAATTGCCCGCGCACCCGTTCACAGCGGCGGATAAATTCATCGTCATGATGATCGCGATAACGTTTCTCCCAGATATAACGCACCAGGCGCACCTGTTTGCTGGGCTGGCCGTGCGAAGTAAAGAAACCGGCACCATCCACATATTGATACAGCAACGGGTCGCAACCGCGTAACACCGCCAGTAACGAGCGCAGAGAAGAGAAGTAGCGCGCCATATTCACCAGACAAACCACACACAGAGCCCAAAAAAGCGCGATAGTGCTGATCATGATCCCCTCCCGGCTGGAGCCGCAGAGACGCGCACAGCGGGGTAACGCTGACAACGCCCCACGAGAAAGCCTTCCACTGAATGAATCGAATTGCATTGTTTTTTTGCGAGCCGTGCAGTCAGTACCAGCAACAGTGTGACCGCCATTTTCAGTGTAGGAGATCTGGTAAAAATTTTTCCAGCGATGATTTTCGTTCACAGCGAGAGAAAAAAGAGATAACACTTGATCTGCCTCACAGGCGCACCGCGCCTTGCAGCATTTGTTAACAACTCTGGCTATACTGAAAACATAACAACAAACCGCCTGCAGGGCATAAATCTCGATGGGTGGCGCTTATCGCCGTTATGCGCAAAGGATTTCGCCAGCCGTGACGTGGCAGGAATTCGGGTTGCCCCCAGAATCTTGTGAAAGGAGTTATATCATGGCTTATAAACACATCCTGATTGCAGTAGACCTTTCCCCGGAAAGCCAGTTGCTGGTTGATAAAGCGGTCTCACTGGCTCGTCCTTACGATGCGAAAATCTCCCTTATCCACGTTGATGTGAACTATTCAGACCTCTACACCGGGCTGATTGACGTCAATCTGGGTGACATGCAGAAACGCATTTCTGAAGAGACGCATACCGCACTGAAAGAGCTTTCGACCAACGCCGGTTATCCCATCAGTGAAACCCTGAGCGGTAGCGGCGATCTCGGCCAGGTGCTGGTGGATGCGATTAGAAAATATGACGTGGATTTGGTGGTCTGTGGCCACCATCAGGACTTCTGGAGCAAACTGATGTCGTCAGCGCGTCAGCTGATTAATACGGTACATATCGATATGTTGATTGTGCCGTTGCATGACGACGAAGACGAATAATAATCATAAAAAATATGCCGGCTTCGCCGGCATATTTTTTTCAATCAGGCCAGCGGCGGATAGATATCAAAACGATGGCTTTTGGTTACCACGGCCGACTGCGTCACCACGCCCGCTAACGGCGGTGCGTAATCCGGGCGTTTCACCACAATGCGTTTCTTCGCCAGACGGCGTGCCGGTTCCAGCAACGCATCCGCATCCTCATCCGCCCCGACCAGCGACTGAAACACCCGCATCTCCTTTTTCACCATGGCGCTTTTCTGCCGGTGCGGATACATCGGGTCGAGATACACCACATCGGGCGCAGGCGTAATCTCGCTCAGCGCCTGCTGGCTCACCACATGCAGCAGCGTTAATCGCTCACGCAGCCAGCCGCCAATCTCAGGATCGTCATAGCCACGGCGTAAACCATCTTCCAGCAACGCCGCCACCACCGGATGACGTTCCAGCATGCGCACCCGGCACCCCAGGGCCGCCAGCACGAAGGCATCGCGCCCTAAGCCTGCGGTGGCATCGACCACATCCGGCAGGTAGTCGCCCTTGATACCCACCGCTTTCGCTACTGCCTCACCACGTCCACCGCCAAAGCGACGGCGGTGCGCCATCGCGCCAGAAACGAAATCGACAAAAATGCCGCCCAGTTTTGGCTCGTCGCGTTTACGCAGTTCAAGATGGCTGGCCGTCAGCACCAGTGCCAGCGGGGAATCTTCATCCTGCTCCAGGCCCCAGCGCTGCGCCAGAAGTAATAAGGCACCGTCTCCGGTGCCTGTTTCGTCAACTAAACCGATTTTCACAGGCAGGTTTATCCCTGAATCCCGTAATGTTCCAGCATCGCATCCAGCTGCGGTTCACGACCACGGAAGCGTTTGAACAGCTCCATCGGCTCCTCAGAACCGCCGCGCGTCAGGATGTTGTCGAGGAACGACTGACCGGTTTCGCGGTTGAAGATACCCTCTTCTTCGAAGCGTGAGTAAGCATCGGCAGCCAGCACGTCGGCCCACAGGTAGCTGTAGTAACCTGCGGCATAGCCGCCAGCGAATACGTGGCTAAAGGCGTGCGGGAAACGGCCCCATTCCGGGCTGGGCACCACGGCAACCTGCTTTTTCACTTCGCGCAGGGTTTCGAGGATTTGCGCACCCTGTTCAGGATTGAACTCGGTATGCAGACGGAAATCGAACAGGCCGAACTCCAGCTGACGCAGGATAAACAGCGCGGCCTGATAGTTTTTCGCCGCCAGCATTTTATCCAGCAGGTCTTTCGGCAGCGGTTCACCGGTTTCATAGTGTCCGGAGATAAACGCCAGCGCGTCCGGCTCCCAGCACCAGTTCTCCATAAACTGACTCGGCAGTTCTACCGCATCCCACGGCACACCGCTGATACCGGAGACGCCTGGGGTTTCAATACGCGTCAGCATATGATGCAGACCGTGACCGAATTCGTGGAACAGGGTGATCACTTCATCATGGGTGAACAGCGCCGGTTTACCCTGCACCGGACGGTTGAAGTTACAGGTGAGATAAGCCACCGGTTTTTGCAGGCTGCCATCGGCTTTGCGCATCTGGCCGACACAGTCGTCCATCCAGGCACCACCGCGTTTGTGTTCGCGGGCATACAGGTCAAGATAGAAGCTGCCACGCAGTTCGCCGCTTTCATCGAACAGGTCGAAGAAACGCACGTCCGGATGGTAAACATCCACGTCTTTGCGCTCTTTCGCGCTGATGCCGTAGATGCGTTTGACCACTTCAAACAGGCCACTCACCGCCCTCTCTTCCGGGAAGTACGGACGCAGCTGCTCATCGCTGATGGTGTACAGGTGCTGTTTCTGTTTTTCGCCGTAGTACGTCAGGTCCCACGGGTTCATTTCGTCCACACCAAACTCTTTTTTGGCGAAGGCA includes these proteins:
- a CDS encoding helix-turn-helix domain-containing protein, which codes for MSENPFYRHGGSFHPEQPWFVLNAAQHYSVIASENPAISHFYSFDVAQSADMTLAVPDGCVDIVFDCDPLNPKGRVCGTTLEARGADMLHNHHYFGVRFAPGVIPDFLDVMAEEIPDHEFSFLDVVPDARLAFEQIVQSHSFSQQISLFNAHFTPRLVRKASSVTASIIRAMQQQKGNIRVDQLEALTGYTCRTIQRQFRQDTGLSPKAFSRILRCQSALNSIHALGDISFSDLAFDLGFSDQSHFLREFKKFVSTTPCDYQRRIAHDALFHRLRYH
- a CDS encoding APC family permease, translated to MNNDTGLRKNTLGLFSLVFFVVAAASPLTGVVGGLPVAIISGNGGGIPVFYILSCVILMLFAVGFIAMSRHVNNAGAFYTYISKGLGDNWGASASVLALMAYFSIQIAIVAMLGFFTQLFLEEHLGTHVPWWALSMLFAIIAWILGIKRVEVGGKLLGVLMLAEVAIVLLTDVMLLVKKTGPFTFQSFEPAVFMQGNLGIAFIFTIAAFIGFESTAIYAEECRDPQKTVPRATICALLLITAFFCFTSWSLVQAYGFDEIVAIASKDPGNFVFNITRQYVGQWAVNTMSVLLITSLFAATLAFHNNISRYIFSISRDGLIWKELCRTHPTNGTPHNASHVHSVILLMLLAGMGSAGLDPMVHIFAIGSAVATLCILILQLGVSAAVVLFFRSKATDDSRLQVFWAPLLSIICMTITIILVVNNLQSLSGSDSSVVKMIPWFIAACALAGYGMSLKRGMKLAAIKK
- a CDS encoding NAD(P)/FAD-dependent oxidoreductase, producing the protein MEKFDVIIIGAGAAGMFCAAQAGQRGRRVLLLDNGKKAGRKILMSGGGRCNFTNMYAEPAAYLSHNPHFCKSALARYTQWDFIDLVNRHAIAYHEKTLGQLFCDDSAQQIVDMLLAECESGQVTLRLRSEVLSVQRYEQGYTLQLNGMTVQAEKLVIASGGLSMPGLGASPFGYKVAEQFGLKVFPTRAALVPFTLHKPLLEQLNTLSGVALPTTITAQDGTIFKEAMLFTHRGLSGPAVLQISSYWQPGEFVTVDLSPATPLDDFINVQREAHPNLSLKNSLAKILPKRLVEVLQALNQLPDVTLKQLNSKQQNELVQTLHQWRVQPNGTEGYRTAEVTLGGVDTTQLSSRTMEARDVPGLYFIGEVVDVTGWLGGYNFQWAWSSAWACAQAL
- the pitA gene encoding inorganic phosphate transporter PitA encodes the protein MLHLFAGLDLSTGLLLVLALLFVLFYEAINGFHDTANAVATVIYTRAMRAQLAVVMAGVFNFLGVLLGGLSVAYAIVHMLPTDLLLNVGSAHGLAMVFSMLLAAIIWNLGTWYLGLPASSSHTLIGAIIGIGLTNALMTGTSVVDALNLPKVLNIFLSLILSPIVGMVIAGSLIFLLRRYWSGTKKRSRTHMTPAEREKIDGKKKPPFWTRIALIVSAIGVSYSHGANDGQKGIGLIMLVLIGVAPAGFVVNINASGYDISRTRDAVNHLEQFYQQHNDALTHIVQMAPPAVPAPEETTSGPHEFHCDSTRALPAIQRAQGLLNNLQSYDQLTVDQRSQMRRLLLCISDTADKAAKLPETSADDQRFLNKLKGDLLGTVEYAPIWIIMAVAMALGIGTMIGWRRVATTIGEKIGKKGMTYAQGMSAQVTAAVSIGIASYTGMPVSTTHILSSSVAGTMLVDGGGLQSRTIKNIAMAWVFTLPVCILLSGSLYWLALKLV
- the uspB gene encoding universal stress protein UspB, with the protein product MISTIALFWALCVVCLVNMARYFSSLRSLLAVLRGCDPLLYQYVDGAGFFTSHGQPSKQVRLVRYIWEKRYRDHHDDEFIRRCERVRGQFILTSGLCGLVVVSLVAMAIWQ
- the uspA gene encoding universal stress protein UspA, yielding MAYKHILIAVDLSPESQLLVDKAVSLARPYDAKISLIHVDVNYSDLYTGLIDVNLGDMQKRISEETHTALKELSTNAGYPISETLSGSGDLGQVLVDAIRKYDVDLVVCGHHQDFWSKLMSSARQLINTVHIDMLIVPLHDDEDE
- the rsmJ gene encoding 16S rRNA (guanine(1516)-N(2))-methyltransferase RsmJ produces the protein MKIGLVDETGTGDGALLLLAQRWGLEQDEDSPLALVLTASHLELRKRDEPKLGGIFVDFVSGAMAHRRRFGGGRGEAVAKAVGIKGDYLPDVVDATAGLGRDAFVLAALGCRVRMLERHPVVAALLEDGLRRGYDDPEIGGWLRERLTLLHVVSQQALSEITPAPDVVYLDPMYPHRQKSAMVKKEMRVFQSLVGADEDADALLEPARRLAKKRIVVKRPDYAPPLAGVVTQSAVVTKSHRFDIYPPLA
- the prlC gene encoding oligopeptidase A, whose translation is MTNPLLTPYTLPPFSAIKPEHVVPAVTAALDDCRAAVERVVAQGAPYSWDNLVQPLAEVDDRLGRIFSPVSHLNSVKNSPELREAYEQTLPLLSEYSTWVGQHEGLYQAYVNLKQGDNYAALDIAQKKVVDNSLRDFELSGIGLDKEKQKRYGEIAARLSELGSTYSNNVLDATMGWSKLITDEAELAGMPESALAAAKAQAEAKEQEGWLLTLDIPSYLPVMTYCDNAALREELYRAYSTRASEQGPNAGKWDNGPVMAEELALRHELAQLLGFDSFADKSLATKMAESPSQVIDFLTDLAKRARPQGEKELAQLRAFAKKEFGVDEMNPWDLTYYGEKQKQHLYTISDEQLRPYFPEERAVSGLFEVVKRIYGISAKERKDVDVYHPDVRFFDLFDESGELRGSFYLDLYAREHKRGGAWMDDCVGQMRKADGSLQKPVAYLTCNFNRPVQGKPALFTHDEVITLFHEFGHGLHHMLTRIETPGVSGISGVPWDAVELPSQFMENWCWEPDALAFISGHYETGEPLPKDLLDKMLAAKNYQAALFILRQLEFGLFDFRLHTEFNPEQGAQILETLREVKKQVAVVPSPEWGRFPHAFSHVFAGGYAAGYYSYLWADVLAADAYSRFEEEGIFNRETGQSFLDNILTRGGSEEPMELFKRFRGREPQLDAMLEHYGIQG